One part of the bacterium genome encodes these proteins:
- a CDS encoding ArsR family transcriptional regulator, whose translation MEGIMKSLKALGDESRVRILWMLEERPLCVCEIQEALGLAQSTVSRHLQLLEEAGFVTSEKEGQWRNYKLNPSPIPAVSGLLSVVRLCALAEPEALELRERVKTIWRENICCKKAV comes from the coding sequence ATGGAAGGTATAATGAAGTCCCTGAAGGCGCTCGGGGACGAATCGAGGGTGCGCATCCTGTGGATGCTCGAAGAGCGCCCCCTGTGCGTCTGCGAGATACAGGAAGCGCTTGGGCTGGCGCAGTCCACCGTCTCGCGCCACCTCCAGCTTCTTGAGGAGGCGGGATTCGTCACCTCGGAAAAGGAAGGCCAGTGGCGAAACTACAAACTCAACCCCTCGCCAATCCCCGCCGTTAGCGGGCTTTTATCGGTAGTGCGCCTTTGCGCCCTCGCCGAGCCCGAGGCGCTCGAACTCAGGGAGAGGGTTAAAACCATATGGCGGGAAAACATCTGCTGCAAAAAAGCGGTTTAG
- a CDS encoding thioredoxin: MRLCRFEVLCGGFALLCLCVALSLSACSESEPPSGAASSSSQAAYVNGRVTFLELGGVGCKPCDAMVPVLEEVKRRYAGRVDVEFHDVRKAPETAMKWRVAIIPTQVFLDGQGKEYFRHEGFFPP; encoded by the coding sequence ATGCGGCTATGTCGATTTGAAGTTTTATGCGGAGGTTTTGCGCTTCTTTGCCTTTGCGTGGCCCTGTCCTTGTCCGCCTGCTCGGAGAGCGAGCCGCCCTCCGGCGCCGCTTCATCTTCGTCACAGGCCGCATACGTCAACGGCCGGGTGACTTTTCTCGAACTCGGCGGGGTGGGGTGCAAACCCTGCGATGCGATGGTTCCGGTTCTGGAGGAGGTTAAAAGACGTTACGCGGGGCGGGTGGACGTGGAATTCCACGACGTGAGAAAAGCCCCCGAGACCGCCATGAAATGGCGAGTGGCGATCATTCCGACGCAGGTGTTTCTGGACGGGCAGGGCAAGGAATACTTTCGTCACGAGGGGTTTTTTCCCCCTTGA
- a CDS encoding thioredoxin: MKTGRFPSLFAALCGILLFSGLSFADTLGDLARAAQKPLVADFGLKRCGQCIAQGKVIDELGAKIGDKVSFRFIHIKDEEKVVEEYKVLVVPTLIFFDAQGKEVFRNVGLMQADTITAKLRELGLLKK; the protein is encoded by the coding sequence ATGAAAACCGGCAGGTTCCCGTCCCTTTTCGCCGCTCTTTGCGGAATTCTCCTCTTTTCCGGGCTGTCCTTCGCCGACACCCTCGGCGATCTGGCCAGGGCGGCCCAAAAGCCCCTCGTAGCCGATTTCGGCCTGAAGCGCTGTGGCCAGTGCATAGCGCAGGGCAAGGTAATAGACGAACTCGGCGCGAAGATCGGCGACAAGGTCTCCTTCCGCTTTATTCACATCAAGGACGAGGAGAAGGTGGTCGAGGAGTACAAGGTGCTGGTGGTTCCCACCCTCATCTTTTTCGACGCGCAGGGCAAAGAGGTCTTTCGCAACGTCGGGCTGATGCAGGCCGACACGATTACGGCGAAGCTCCGCGAACTTGGGCTTTTAAAGAAATGA